A single window of Flavobacterium aestivum DNA harbors:
- a CDS encoding response regulator transcription factor, which yields MKKVLLAEDDTDFASVLKQYLELYQYDITWAENGEDALTLFQTENFDICVFDVMMPKMDGFTLAEKIIKINPEIPFIFLTARKLKEDKIIGLKLGADDYIVKPFEADELVLRLNNILKRSQQKQTHFSTIDELQIGTYVFDTKRLCLKNNSMIQQLTEKEAALIHFFYTHKNQMVKREQILKTVWGSDDFFSGRSMDVYISKIRKYFKNDDRISINSVRNIGIEFKITNN from the coding sequence TTGAAAAAAGTACTTTTAGCCGAAGACGATACTGATTTTGCAAGCGTTCTCAAACAATATTTAGAATTATACCAGTATGACATTACTTGGGCAGAAAACGGAGAAGATGCCTTGACTTTATTTCAAACGGAAAACTTTGATATTTGCGTTTTTGATGTGATGATGCCCAAAATGGATGGATTTACCCTTGCCGAAAAAATCATCAAAATAAATCCCGAAATACCTTTTATATTCCTCACAGCCAGAAAGCTAAAAGAAGATAAAATCATTGGACTAAAATTGGGTGCCGATGATTATATCGTAAAACCATTTGAGGCTGATGAGCTTGTTTTACGACTAAATAATATCTTGAAAAGAAGTCAACAAAAACAAACTCATTTTTCTACAATTGATGAATTACAAATAGGCACTTATGTATTTGACACCAAGCGGCTTTGTCTAAAAAACAACTCTATGATTCAGCAACTTACTGAAAAAGAAGCCGCTCTAATCCATTTTTTCTATACACACAAAAATCAAATGGTAAAACGGGAACAAATATTAAAAACCGTTTGGGGCAGTGACGATTTTTTTTCCGGAAGAAGTATGGATGTTTATATCAGTAAGATTCGAAAATATTTTAAAAACGATGATCGAATCAGTATTAACAGTGTGCGAAATATTGGGATAGAATTTAAGATAACAAACAACTAG
- the dnaX gene encoding DNA polymerase III subunit gamma/tau translates to MEQFIVSARKYRPQTFKDVVGQKAITNTLLNAIENNHLASALLFTGPRGVGKTTCARILARKINQPGYDDPNEDFAFNVFELDAASNNSVDDIRNLIDQVRIPPQTGQYKVYIIDEVHMLSSAAFNAFLKTLEEPPKHAIFILATTEKHKIIPTILSRCQIFDFKRITVKDAKEHLADVATSQNVVFEDDALHIIAQKADGAMRDALSIFDRVVSFCGNNLTRQAVTENLNVLDYETYVTVTDLILENKIPDLLMAFNDILSKGFDSHHFVSGLATHFRDLLVSKTPATLVLLEVGEQAQKMYGIQAQKCSQDFLLKGIDIANDCDLKYKASQNQRLLVELCLMQLASITFDGEKKKLNNI, encoded by the coding sequence ATGGAACAATTTATAGTATCGGCACGTAAATACCGTCCACAAACATTTAAAGATGTGGTGGGACAAAAAGCCATTACCAATACTTTGCTTAATGCCATAGAAAACAATCACTTGGCTTCGGCTCTTTTATTTACAGGACCTCGAGGAGTAGGAAAAACAACTTGCGCTCGTATATTGGCCCGTAAAATAAATCAGCCAGGTTATGATGATCCTAACGAAGATTTTGCCTTCAATGTATTCGAACTCGATGCTGCTTCTAACAATTCAGTAGACGATATTCGAAATCTAATCGACCAAGTGCGTATCCCGCCACAAACAGGACAATACAAAGTTTATATTATAGACGAGGTGCACATGTTGTCTTCGGCAGCTTTTAATGCTTTCCTAAAAACATTGGAAGAACCGCCAAAACATGCTATTTTTATTTTAGCAACAACAGAGAAACATAAAATCATTCCAACGATTTTATCTCGTTGTCAGATTTTTGATTTCAAAAGAATCACGGTAAAAGATGCAAAAGAGCATCTAGCTGATGTAGCAACCAGCCAAAATGTTGTTTTTGAAGATGATGCTTTGCATATTATCGCCCAAAAGGCAGATGGTGCCATGCGTGATGCTTTATCTATTTTTGATAGAGTAGTTTCTTTTTGCGGAAATAACTTAACCCGTCAGGCCGTAACAGAAAATCTAAACGTTTTAGATTACGAAACTTATGTTACTGTTACTGATTTAATTCTTGAAAATAAGATCCCAGATTTATTAATGGCATTCAATGATATTCTTTCCAAAGGATTTGACAGCCATCATTTTGTATCAGGATTAGCCACTCATTTTAGGGATTTATTAGTTAGCAAAACACCTGCAACCCTTGTTTTACTGGAAGTTGGGGAACAAGCACAAAAAATGTACGGAATTCAGGCACAAAAATGCAGTCAAGATTTTTTATTAAAAGGAATCGATATTGCCAATGATTGTGATTTAAAATATAAAGCCAGTCAAAATCAACGACTGCTTGTTGAACTTTGCTTAATGCAATTAGCCTCTATCACTTTTGATGGAGAAAAAAAAAAGTTGAACAATATATAA
- the ppk1 gene encoding polyphosphate kinase 1, producing MLEQRYIDREKSWLAFNARVLQEAGDDSVPLLDRMRFLGIFSNNLDEFFRVRFAAIRRLSLSGITGEKYFGGVSAQQLIKDITEIVIQQQSESLRILSNIESKLQTENIFIINEKDINIDQKVFLKDFFIQTLSPELVTIILNDLAEFPVLKDSSGYLAVKLVMKKDQEVRYAIIEIPKMINRFVVLPSNDEKQYVILIDDVIRDNLSSIFNIFDYESVSAHMIKITRDAQLDIDSDLSKSMLEKIASSVKDRRIGEPVRFIYDQEIDKDTLQFFLDKMSIDATDSIIPGGRYHNRRDYMDFPNLGRYDLLYKKNDPLPVPGLSLEGSILEKINKRDYLLNAPYQSFSYLIKFLREAALDPKVISIKITLYRLAKNSQIISSLINAAKNGKKVTVQIELQARFDEASNISYSEQMQTEGIELIFGIKGLKVHSKVCVIERFEKHKIKRYGFISTGNFNESTAKIYTDVTLFTCHSQILKDVSKIFEFFDTNYKVQRYKHLIVSPQYTRQRFVKMIDREIIHALAGRKTYMKLKMNSLSDLLMIDKLYEASKAGVKIQLEVRGICSLIPGIKGLSENIEAISIVDNYLEHSRIYIFGNAGLPEVYISSADFMTRNIDARVEVTCPIYDQNIKNELIDNFDLGWKGNVKARYHSYKLDNKYRVRGNNPVFRAQLETYKYYQNKVAVFEESV from the coding sequence GTGTTAGAACAAAGATATATAGATAGAGAAAAAAGTTGGTTAGCCTTTAATGCAAGAGTACTTCAAGAAGCAGGTGATGACAGCGTTCCATTATTAGACCGTATGCGTTTTTTAGGGATTTTCTCTAATAATTTAGATGAGTTTTTTAGAGTTCGTTTTGCAGCGATTAGAAGATTAAGTTTAAGCGGAATAACCGGAGAAAAATATTTTGGTGGTGTATCTGCTCAACAATTAATAAAAGATATTACAGAAATAGTAATTCAACAACAGTCTGAAAGTTTAAGGATATTAAGCAATATTGAATCCAAATTACAGACTGAAAATATTTTTATCATTAATGAGAAGGATATTAACATAGATCAAAAAGTTTTTTTGAAAGACTTTTTTATTCAAACGTTAAGTCCTGAATTAGTTACCATTATATTAAATGACTTAGCCGAATTTCCTGTATTAAAAGATTCATCTGGTTACTTAGCGGTAAAATTAGTGATGAAAAAAGATCAGGAAGTGCGATATGCCATTATCGAGATTCCAAAAATGATCAATCGTTTTGTGGTATTGCCAAGTAATGATGAAAAGCAATATGTTATTTTAATTGATGATGTTATAAGAGACAATTTAAGTAGCATTTTTAATATTTTTGATTACGAAAGTGTATCGGCACACATGATAAAAATCACAAGAGATGCCCAATTGGATATCGATAGTGATTTGAGTAAGAGTATGCTGGAAAAAATTGCTTCCAGTGTAAAAGACAGAAGAATAGGAGAGCCTGTACGTTTTATTTATGATCAGGAAATTGATAAAGATACGCTTCAGTTTTTCTTGGATAAAATGAGTATCGATGCGACAGATAGTATCATTCCTGGTGGTAGATACCATAATCGTAGGGATTACATGGATTTTCCCAACTTAGGGAGATATGATTTATTGTATAAAAAGAATGACCCTTTACCAGTTCCGGGGCTTAGTCTGGAAGGTAGTATTTTGGAAAAAATAAATAAAAGGGATTATTTATTGAATGCTCCCTATCAGTCTTTTTCATACTTGATTAAGTTTTTGCGTGAAGCAGCCTTAGATCCTAAGGTTATCTCCATAAAAATTACATTATACCGATTGGCCAAAAATTCACAAATTATAAGTTCTCTAATTAATGCTGCCAAAAACGGAAAGAAAGTAACGGTTCAGATTGAGTTACAGGCTAGATTTGATGAAGCTTCAAATATTTCCTATTCTGAGCAAATGCAAACCGAAGGGATTGAACTTATTTTTGGAATAAAAGGATTAAAAGTTCATAGTAAAGTATGTGTTATTGAAAGATTTGAAAAGCATAAAATAAAAAGATACGGTTTTATTTCAACAGGGAACTTTAATGAATCTACAGCAAAAATATATACTGATGTCACCTTATTTACCTGTCATTCGCAAATCTTAAAAGACGTATCAAAAATATTTGAGTTTTTTGACACTAATTATAAAGTACAGCGTTATAAACATCTTATTGTTTCCCCTCAATATACAAGACAACGTTTTGTAAAAATGATTGATCGGGAAATTATACATGCCCTTGCCGGTAGAAAAACCTATATGAAGCTAAAGATGAATAGTTTATCAGACTTATTGATGATTGATAAACTATACGAAGCCAGTAAAGCAGGTGTTAAGATTCAGCTGGAGGTTAGAGGAATTTGTTCTCTAATTCCGGGAATAAAAGGACTAAGTGAAAACATAGAAGCCATTAGTATTGTAGATAATTATCTGGAGCATTCCAGAATTTATATATTTGGTAACGCAGGTTTACCTGAAGTTTATATTTCTTCGGCAGATTTTATGACCAGAAATATAGATGCAAGAGTAGAAGTTACATGTCCTATTTATGATCAAAATATAAAAAATGAATTGATAGATAATTTTGATTTAGGTTGGAAAGGAAACGTAAAAGCAAGATATCATTCCTATAAATTAGATAATAAATATAGAGTTCGTGGCAATAATCCAGTATTTAGGGCACAATTAGAGACTTATAAATATTATCAAAACAAAGTAGCAGTATTTGAAGAATCAGTTTAA
- a CDS encoding sensor histidine kinase, which produces MKQRINLLIAFSVVALIALSVVQCYLVKTTYDYKVAQFHTEIKDKIAQITNDYSDIDSAYVNKKELLYKQLAQNYVLNKKPKFHIESTLLDNESGSELTRKLHLKFKREFPDISIDFAIVLNKFVIYNSHKKADTIFSEKPVIKNKMYGNLTTLNNAFLVRNYVSTTSGSSVMQDYKLLTEDSMYVSVIDWEAIILKRMRMVLLLSLLSILTLITLFVIAIKALIKQKKVSDVKTDFINNITHELKTPLTTLGISTKILERKDIRDNEQQFSSVLDTISRQNNRLQSLIDQVMANSLGENEIELQKEKIATELFLNAIVADFKIAYPKVTIETDFNTKETSLVLDKFHLTTAILNVLENAVKYGSTKITIKTELIKNQFNISIKDDGIGISKNKHSLLFDKFYRVEQGNLHNAKGLGLGLYYVNQIIKAHQGTIAVMSDLGKGSVFTIMFKV; this is translated from the coding sequence ATGAAGCAAAGAATCAATTTATTAATCGCGTTTTCAGTAGTTGCTCTGATTGCTCTATCTGTGGTGCAATGCTATTTAGTAAAGACTACTTATGATTATAAAGTGGCTCAATTTCACACTGAAATCAAAGATAAAATTGCCCAGATAACAAATGATTACAGCGATATTGATTCGGCTTACGTCAATAAAAAAGAATTATTGTATAAGCAGTTGGCACAAAATTATGTTTTAAACAAAAAGCCTAAATTCCATATAGAAAGTACTTTGCTTGATAATGAATCCGGAAGTGAATTAACCCGCAAACTGCACCTTAAATTTAAACGTGAATTTCCAGATATTTCAATAGATTTTGCCATTGTTCTTAACAAGTTTGTCATTTACAACAGTCATAAAAAAGCAGATACTATTTTCTCCGAAAAGCCTGTTATAAAAAATAAAATGTATGGCAATTTGACAACTTTAAACAATGCCTTTTTAGTTCGGAATTATGTTAGTACAACAAGTGGTTCTTCTGTAATGCAGGATTATAAATTACTTACGGAAGACTCCATGTATGTCTCTGTAATTGATTGGGAAGCCATAATTCTAAAAAGAATGAGAATGGTTTTATTACTGTCACTGCTTTCAATTCTAACCTTAATAACTCTGTTTGTTATTGCTATAAAAGCACTAATCAAACAAAAAAAAGTGAGTGATGTCAAAACCGATTTCATCAATAATATAACACATGAACTCAAAACTCCTCTGACCACTTTAGGAATCTCCACAAAGATATTAGAACGAAAAGACATTAGGGATAATGAACAGCAGTTCAGTAGTGTCCTTGATACTATTTCACGCCAAAACAATCGTTTGCAAAGTTTAATCGATCAGGTAATGGCCAATTCTTTGGGTGAAAATGAAATCGAATTGCAAAAAGAGAAAATCGCAACCGAATTATTTTTGAATGCCATTGTTGCTGATTTTAAGATTGCGTATCCAAAAGTGACTATTGAAACCGATTTTAATACTAAAGAAACTTCTTTGGTCTTGGATAAATTTCATTTGACAACAGCTATTTTAAATGTGCTCGAAAATGCCGTGAAATATGGCAGCACCAAAATCACGATCAAAACAGAATTAATCAAAAATCAATTCAATATCAGTATCAAAGATGATGGAATTGGAATTTCAAAAAACAAGCATTCCTTATTGTTTGATAAATTTTACAGAGTTGAGCAAGGTAATCTTCATAATGCGAAAGGATTGGGATTGGGATTGTATTATGTGAACCAAATCATAAAAGCACATCAAGGTACTATTGCCGTTATGAGTGACTTGGGAAAAGGATCGGTATTTACAATTATGTTTAAAGTCTAA
- a CDS encoding DNA polymerase III — translation MLLQWTKYAQRLGEKGYKIMESLLLMNDPVLNGTNISFELPNEGSKLDFESEMIGLLGHLRGHLHNHDITIQVNVNETIETKRSFTDQDRYNRLLELNPNIELLRTTFGLDINA, via the coding sequence ATGCTTTTGCAATGGACAAAATATGCACAACGTCTTGGTGAAAAAGGATACAAGATAATGGAATCCTTGTTGCTGATGAATGATCCTGTATTAAATGGAACAAATATTTCTTTTGAATTACCTAATGAAGGTTCAAAACTGGATTTTGAAAGCGAAATGATTGGACTTTTAGGACATTTGAGAGGACATTTGCACAATCATGACATTACAATTCAAGTTAATGTAAATGAAACTATTGAAACCAAAAGAAGCTTTACAGATCAGGATCGCTACAATAGGCTTTTAGAGTTAAATCCAAACATAGAACTTTTAAGAACAACCTTTGGTTTGGATATAAATGCTTAA
- a CDS encoding Ppx/GppA phosphatase family protein yields MIKIKKYAAIDIGSNAMRLLITNIVEEDGKEPQFNKSSLVRVPIRLGQDAFTVGEISLENIERMCDAMKAFNLLMKVHKVERYMAFATSAMREAYNAKEVVALIKKKADIKIDIIDGKKEAAIIASTDLHHLIKSDETYLFVDVGGGSTEFTLFANGKMVTSRSFKAGTVRLLNEMVCEVVWNEIEKWIKTITEDYEEVTLIGSGGNINKLFKMSGKVQEKPLSYIYVNSQYAYLNSLTYEQRISQLGLNPDRADVIVPATRIYLNAMKWSGARQIYVPKIGLSDGIVKAMFYGKI; encoded by the coding sequence ATGATTAAAATAAAGAAATATGCCGCTATAGATATTGGATCAAATGCCATGCGTTTGTTAATTACCAACATTGTAGAGGAAGATGGTAAAGAACCTCAATTTAATAAAAGTTCGTTAGTAAGGGTTCCTATTCGTTTAGGACAGGATGCTTTTACAGTTGGAGAGATTTCTCTTGAAAATATAGAGCGAATGTGTGATGCCATGAAAGCATTCAATCTATTAATGAAAGTACATAAAGTAGAACGTTATATGGCGTTCGCAACGTCTGCAATGCGAGAGGCTTACAATGCAAAAGAAGTTGTGGCTTTGATTAAAAAAAAGGCAGATATAAAAATTGATATTATTGATGGTAAGAAAGAAGCAGCCATAATTGCTTCAACAGATTTACATCATTTAATAAAATCTGACGAAACCTATCTCTTTGTAGATGTAGGTGGGGGTAGTACAGAATTCACCTTATTTGCTAATGGAAAAATGGTTACCTCAAGATCTTTCAAAGCAGGTACTGTTCGATTATTGAACGAAATGGTTTGTGAAGTGGTTTGGAATGAAATTGAAAAATGGATTAAAACTATCACAGAAGATTATGAGGAAGTTACTCTAATTGGATCTGGTGGTAACATCAATAAACTATTTAAAATGTCTGGCAAAGTACAAGAAAAGCCCTTGTCTTACATTTATGTTAATTCTCAATATGCTTATTTGAATTCACTAACGTATGAGCAAAGAATATCACAATTGGGTTTAAACCCCGACCGAGCTGACGTAATTGTGCCTGCAACCCGAATTTATCTTAATGCAATGAAATGGAGTGGTGCCAGACAAATTTATGTACCAAAAATAGGGCTTTCTGATGGTATTGTGAAAGCTATGTTTTATGGGAAAATTTAA
- a CDS encoding DoxX family protein, whose protein sequence is MKKFPFLSSSQSLLLFRIVLPLFFVAHAVTRIANGTIERFAGFLSNKGFFATTAMVWGITFYEIVGGLALAFGYFQRYLSLGFILMLIMGNIIIHYENGWWVGEHGAGGMEYSCALILGLIVIAASKDEKLALKKD, encoded by the coding sequence ATGAAAAAGTTTCCTTTTTTGTCTTCATCGCAATCACTTTTACTTTTTAGAATAGTACTTCCTTTGTTTTTTGTAGCCCATGCGGTTACGAGAATAGCAAACGGAACTATAGAACGATTTGCTGGTTTTTTATCTAACAAAGGCTTTTTTGCAACTACCGCAATGGTATGGGGTATTACTTTCTATGAGATTGTTGGAGGACTAGCACTTGCTTTTGGTTATTTCCAAAGGTATCTTTCTCTTGGATTTATCTTAATGCTAATTATGGGTAACATCATCATACACTATGAGAATGGTTGGTGGGTTGGTGAGCATGGTGCTGGCGGAATGGAATATAGTTGTGCCTTAATTTTAGGCTTAATCGTTATTGCCGCTTCTAAAGATGAAAAACTAGCTTTAAAAAAGGACTAG
- a CDS encoding class I SAM-dependent methyltransferase, whose amino-acid sequence MLLSEIIIEQIKNQGLMSFRDFMEMVLYYPELGYYNSKQNIIGAEGDFYTNASLSASFGVMLGRQIEEMWKNLGKKALRIIEYGAGTGLLCHDILDYLKNNADLYNDCSYSIIEKSSSMREIEKKHLHEKVSWHSSIQEIPQMNTCILSNELVDNFAVHQVVMQDQLMEVFVDYENGFKEVLQPANPTLLAYFEALNVTLPKGFRTEINLEATTWIKEIAQWLKKGYVITIDYGALSSEMYKINKCLGTLLCYNKHQINDNPYQFIGEQDITTHTNFSALKHWGSKYGLKYRGLVNQTSFLLGLGFKEYQDTMLKEKISNAKLALEESIINYRLLMDLGTKIKVLIQQKGVSDYPLSGLKFLNPTPNLP is encoded by the coding sequence ATGCTACTTTCAGAAATAATAATCGAACAAATCAAAAATCAAGGGCTTATGTCATTTCGGGATTTTATGGAAATGGTTTTGTATTATCCGGAGTTGGGCTATTATAACTCCAAACAAAATATAATTGGAGCCGAAGGTGATTTCTATACCAATGCCAGTCTATCGGCTTCTTTTGGAGTCATGTTAGGGCGACAAATAGAGGAAATGTGGAAAAATTTAGGCAAAAAAGCATTGAGAATTATTGAATATGGAGCCGGAACCGGATTATTATGCCATGACATTTTAGATTATCTAAAAAACAATGCGGACTTATATAATGATTGCTCCTATTCTATTATCGAAAAAAGCAGTAGCATGCGTGAAATAGAAAAAAAACATTTACATGAAAAAGTGAGCTGGCATTCTTCTATTCAAGAAATCCCTCAAATGAATACCTGTATACTATCAAATGAATTAGTCGATAATTTTGCTGTACATCAAGTTGTTATGCAAGATCAATTAATGGAAGTCTTTGTAGATTATGAGAATGGATTCAAAGAAGTATTACAACCAGCAAATCCAACTCTTCTTGCTTATTTTGAAGCTCTAAATGTGACATTACCAAAAGGATTCCGAACCGAAATAAATCTTGAAGCCACCACTTGGATAAAAGAAATAGCACAATGGCTCAAAAAAGGATACGTTATCACTATTGATTATGGTGCACTATCATCAGAAATGTATAAAATAAATAAATGTTTGGGAACGCTCTTGTGTTATAACAAACACCAAATCAATGATAATCCATATCAATTCATTGGGGAACAAGATATCACGACACATACCAATTTTTCAGCGTTAAAACATTGGGGCTCAAAATACGGATTAAAATACCGAGGGTTGGTTAATCAAACTAGCTTTCTACTAGGACTAGGTTTCAAGGAATACCAAGATACAATGCTAAAAGAAAAAATATCGAATGCAAAATTAGCCTTAGAAGAATCAATCATAAATTATAGATTGTTGATGGACTTAGGAACAAAAATAAAAGTGTTGATTCAGCAAAAAGGAGTATCTGATTACCCATTATCAGGACTGAAATTTTTAAATCCTACTCCAAATTTACCTTAA